One part of the Rutidosis leptorrhynchoides isolate AG116_Rl617_1_P2 chromosome 1, CSIRO_AGI_Rlap_v1, whole genome shotgun sequence genome encodes these proteins:
- the LOC139862018 gene encoding E3 ubiquitin-protein ligase UPL6-like: protein MVFLVSGINLPARGCIWLAVAFSCFFCPVYKHVLMILDNEEFYEQQKPLSLNDIRLLIVILKQALWQILWLNPVGPMKFTTNSLSFKKHRVEFVQDRVSVVASELLSQV from the exons ATGGTCTTCCTTGTCTCTGGTATCAACTTACCTGCCCGGGGATGCATTTGGTTGGCTGTTGCCTTTAGCTGTTTTTTTTGCCCTGTATACAA GCACGTGCTTATGATTTTAGACAATGAAGAGTTCTATGAGCAGCAAAAGCCATTGTCACTAAATGACATCAGATTATTGATTGTTATCTTGAAACAG GCTTTGTGGCAGATCCTTTGGTTGAACCCTGTGGGCCCAATGAAATTTACTACAAATTCTCTTTCCTTCAAGAAGCATCGTGTAGAATTTGTTCAGGATAGGGTTAGTGTTGTGGCTTCTGAACTTCTTTCGCAGGTATGA
- the LOC139886476 gene encoding E3 ubiquitin-protein ligase UPL6-like: MAACTQSYETVLPVDISPEFPSYACLLGNTLEVMKDALAWDACPYDMVLPPNQSLYRESTQASTAWPSCLYEKLKWL; the protein is encoded by the exons ATGGCAGCATGCACTCAAAGTTATGAAACAGTTTTACCTGTTGATATATCACCTGAATTCCCTAGTTACGCATGCCTTCTTGGTAATACACTTGAAGTTATGAAAGATGCTTTGGCTTGGGATGCATGTCCGTATGACATG GTACTTCCTCCTAACCAATCATTATATAGGGAAAGTACACAAGCAA GTACTGCATGGCCTAGCTGTTTATACGAAAAATTGAAGTGGTTGTAG